Proteins from one Chthoniobacterales bacterium genomic window:
- a CDS encoding ABC transporter permease, translating into MFRFLTIRALQAIPVLLIIATMTFFMVHAAPGGPFSKERKVTPEVLRNLNAQYGLDQPLWKQYGNYLWKAVHGDLGPSYKYANRTVSELIGDSFPVSAELGFWAMLIALAIGLPAGILAALKPNSWLDYLPMSIAMLGICIPTFVLGPVLALTFGIRLEWFDASGWFSWRDRVLPAITLGFFTAAYIARLTRGGMLDVMNQDFIRTARAKGASELRVLFHHALRGGLLPVISYLGPAIAAEITGSFVVETIFNVPGLGRYFILSAFNRDYTMVLGTVLFYASIIILLNLVVDVLQVLLNPRLRFD; encoded by the coding sequence ATGTTTCGTTTTCTAACCATTCGCGCGCTGCAGGCGATCCCGGTTTTGCTGATCATCGCGACCATGACTTTCTTCATGGTGCACGCCGCGCCAGGCGGCCCGTTCAGCAAGGAGCGCAAGGTGACTCCCGAAGTTTTGCGGAATCTGAACGCGCAATACGGTCTCGATCAACCGCTCTGGAAACAATATGGCAACTACCTCTGGAAGGCTGTCCATGGTGATCTCGGGCCGTCTTACAAATACGCCAACCGCACGGTGTCCGAACTGATCGGCGATTCGTTTCCTGTGTCGGCGGAACTCGGTTTCTGGGCCATGCTGATCGCGCTCGCCATCGGTTTGCCCGCTGGAATTTTGGCTGCATTGAAACCTAACTCGTGGCTCGATTATCTGCCAATGAGCATCGCGATGCTGGGCATTTGCATTCCGACCTTTGTCCTCGGACCCGTCCTCGCGCTGACCTTCGGCATTCGCCTGGAGTGGTTCGACGCCTCGGGCTGGTTCTCGTGGCGCGACCGCGTTTTGCCGGCGATCACGCTTGGTTTTTTCACCGCCGCCTACATCGCGCGCCTCACTCGCGGCGGCATGCTCGATGTCATGAATCAGGATTTCATCCGCACCGCCCGAGCCAAGGGAGCGTCGGAGTTGCGGGTGCTGTTTCATCACGCCCTGCGCGGCGGATTGCTGCCGGTCATCTCGTATCTTGGGCCAGCCATTGCGGCGGAAATCACCGGTTCTTTCGTTGTCGAAACCATCTTCAATGTCCCCGGACTCGGCCGCTATTTCATTCTCTCCGCCTTCAACCGCGACTACACCATGGTCCTCGGCACCGTGCTTTTCTACGCCTCGATTATTATCTTACTCAACTTGGTCGTGGACGTTCTCCAAGTCCTCCTCAACCCCCGGCTGCGCTTCGACTAA